From Chaetodon trifascialis isolate fChaTrf1 chromosome 1, fChaTrf1.hap1, whole genome shotgun sequence, one genomic window encodes:
- the LOC139335728 gene encoding hexokinase HKDC1-like isoform X1, whose translation MLAVHLVSFFFSKLQEDPTKKVDRFLYAMRLHDDQLKDISARFQAEIKKGLSSESNAAATVKMLPTHVRSTPDGKEKGQFLALDLGGSKFKVLQVKVREGMGIRRGGVELEEKTYPIPKELLVGRGTELFDHVSKSLKDFMHVRNISLEKKHPLAFTFSFPCDHSSLDQGLLLNWSKNYRVRGLQGKDVVQTLRDSIDRSGDMNIEVLAMVNDTVATMMTCGFDDNFCEVGLIIGTGTNACYMEALCHIDLVEGDEGRMCVNTEWGAFGDDGALNEFITEFDRDVDAASNNPGKQIFEKMISGMYLGELVRLVVLKMAKLGLLFDGRVSDALRTKGKITTAHVAAMEQYKDGLKNTKDILMELDLSPSSDDCVAVQHVSTIVSFRSSNLVAAGLAAILSRIKQNRNLRTLRITVGVDGTVYKTHPQYPKRLHKVVRRLLPECHVRFVLSDSGSSKGAALVTAVAQRLASQRKKVDEALSPLRLNQEQLQLVKARMRAGLETGLKTKGSSAIKMLPSFVYRTPDGTERGKYLALDLGGTNFRALLVNFKKGLQQNSRVYHKIYAIPLEIMQGTGEELFDHIAQCVSDFLDYMGMKKARLPAGFTFSFPCEQTALDTGTLVSWTKGYKATDCEGHDIVNMLREAIKRRNEFDLDIVALVNDTVGTMMSCAYEDPRCEIGLIAGTGTNVCYMEDLKNIKKTEQKIGNIEREEGSPEREENEVEDNGATKVEQKEGDAEIPKMCINTEWGGLGDDGSLDEIITPYDHEVNQNSINPGKQRFEKLTSGMYLGEVVRQVLLDLTREGLLFRGHVTEALKTPGIFETKYLSQIESDRLALLQVRAILQQLGLDSNCDDSIIVKEVCGVVSRRAAQLCGAGMAALVDKIRENRGLDHLNITVGVDGALYKLHPHFSQVLQETARVLAPQCHVTFLLSEEGSGKGAALISAVARQRHGQK comes from the exons ATGTTGGCTGTTCAtcttgtttccttctttttctccaaaCTCCAGGAGGACCCCACAAAGAAG GTGGACAGGTTCCTGTACGCCATGCGTCTGCACGACGACCAGCTAAAAGACATCTCGGCTCGTTTCCAGGCTGAAATAAAGAAGGGCCTTTCATCGGAAAGTAACGcagcagcaactgtgaagatgCTGCCGACACACGTCCGCTCCACCCCTGATGGAAAAG AGAAAGGGCAGTTTCTGGCGTTGGATCTTGGAGGATCCAAGTTTAAGGTGCTACAagtgaaagtgagagagggCATGGGGAttaggagaggaggagtggagctggaggagaagaccTACCCGATACCTAAGGAGCTACTCGTTGGGAGAGGAACAGAG ctatTTGACCATGTGTCCAAGTCTCTGAAAGACTTCATGCATGTGAGGAACATCAGTTTGGAGAAGAAACATCCTCTGgccttcactttctctttccccTGTGATCACTCCTCATTGGATCAG GGATTATTGTTAAACTGGAGTAAGAACTATCGAGTTCGAGGCCTTCAGGGCAAAGATGTTGTCCAGACCCTCAGAGACTCTATTGACAGAAGTGGG GATATGAACATAGAGGTGTTAGCCATGGTTAATGACACCGTAGCGACCATGATGACCTGCGGCTTTGACGACAACTTCTGTGAAGTAGGACTCATTATTG gtACTGGCACCAATGCGTGCTACATGGAGGCACTGTGTCACATTGACCTGGTGGAGGGAGACGAGGGCAGGATGTGTGTGAACACTGAGTGGGGGGCCTTTGGAGACGATGGAGCTCTGAATGAGTTCATCACTGAGTTTGACAGGGATGTTGACGCTGCCTCCAACAACCCTGGAAAACAAAT CTTTGAGAAGATGATCAGCGGGATGTATCTGGGTGAGTTAGTGAGGCTGGTCGTGCTAAAGATGGCTAAACTTGGACTGCTGTTTGATGGACGTGTGTCTGATGCCCTGAGGACTAAAGGGAAGATAACCACTGCACATGTAGCAGCCATGGAGCA GTACAAAGATGGTCTGAAGAACACCAAAGACATTCTCATGGAGCTTGATTTGTCCCCATCATCTGACGACTGTGTTGCTGTTCAACATGTCAGCACCATAGTGTCCTTCAGGTCCTCAAATCTGGTGGCTGCAGGACTGGCAGCCATCCTGAGTCGCATTAAGCAAAACCGGAATTTGAGGACCTTAAGGATCACTGTGGGTGTGGATGGAACTGTATACAAGACACACCCACA GTACCCAAAACGTCTCCATAAAGTCGTGCGCCGGCTGCTTCCTGAGTGCCATGTCAGATTTGTCCTCTCAGACAGCGGCAGCAGCAAAGGAGCTGCCCTGGTGACAGCAGTCGCCCAACGGCTGGCGTCACAAAGGAAAAAG GTGGATGAGGCGCTGTCCCCCCTCAGACTGAACCAAGAGCAGCTTCAGCTTGTCAAGGCCAGGATGAGGGCCGGCCTGGAGACAGGGCTGAAGACTAAAGGCTCCTCTGCCATCAAGATGCTGCCTTCTTTTGTGTACCGCACGCCTGATGGCACag agcGTGGAAAGTATCTTGCTTTGGATCTGGGAGGAACGAACTTCAGAGCGTTGCTGGTGAACTTTAAAAAAGGTCTGCAACAGAACTCACGAGTTTACCATAAGATCTACGCCATACCGCTGGAGATCATGCAGGGAACTGGAGAAGAG TTGTTTGACCATATAGCGCAGTGCGTTAGTGACTTCCTGGACTACATGGGGATGAAGAAGGCTCGTCTTCCTGCAGGCTTCACCTTCTCTTTCCCCTGCGAGCAGACAGCTCTTGACACG GGCACATTGGTGAGCTGGACCAAAGGCTACAAGGCCACAGACTGTGAAGGACATGATATTGTTAACATGCTGAGGGAGGCCATCAAGAGACGCAAC gagTTTGACTTGGACATAGTGGCACTTGTCAATGACACCGTTGGGACCATGATGAGCTGTGCCTATGAGGACCCTCGGTGTGAAATTGGACTGATTGCTG GAACTGGCACTAACGTTTGTTACATGGAGGACCTGAAGAACATTAAGAAGACTGAACAAAAGATTGGAAATATAGAAAGAGAAGAGGGGTCAcctgaaagagaggagaatGAGGTAGAAGAC AATGGTGCAACTAAAGTAGAGCAGAAGGAGGGAGATGCTGAGATACCAAAGATGTGTATAAACACAGAGTGGGGAGGTCTGGGTGACGATGGCTCTCTGGATGAAATCATCACACCTTATGACCACGAGGTGAACCAAAACTCAATCAACCCTGGAAAACAAAG GTTTGAAAAGCTGACCAGTGGGATGTATTTAGGGGAAGTTGTCCGTCAGGTATTGCTGGATTTAACCAGAGAAGGTTTGCTGTTCAGAGGACACGTCACTGAAGCTTTAAAAACACCTGGAATTTTCGAAACCAAGTACCTGTCACAAATTGAAAG TGACCGCCTGGCTCTACTGCAGGTCAGAGCTATTCTCCAGCAGCTGGGCCTCGACAGCAACTGTGACGACAGCATCATCGTCAAAGAG GTATGTGGAGTGGTGTCACGTCGtgcagctcagctgtgtggGGCAGGAATGGCGGCCTTGGTCGATAAGATCAGAGAGAACCGAGGACTGGACCATCTGAACATCACTGTAGGGGTGGACGGGGCACTCTATAAACTACATCCACA TTTCTCTCAAGTCCTTCAAGAGACTGCCAGAGTTTTGGCTCCTCAGTGTCACGTGACTTTCCTGCTATCAGAAGAAGGCAGCGGGAAAGGTGCTGCCCTCATCAGTGCTGTGGCCAGACAGAGGCATGGCCAAAAATGA
- the LOC139335728 gene encoding hexokinase HKDC1-like isoform X7 gives MLAVHLVSFFFSKLQEDPTKKVDRFLYAMRLHDDQLKDISARFQAEIKKGLSSESNAAATVKMLPTHVRSTPDGKEKGQFLALDLGGSKFKVLQVKVREGMGIRRGGVELEEKTYPIPKELLVGRGTELFDHVSKSLKDFMHVRNISLEKKHPLAFTFSFPCDHSSLDQDMNIEVLAMVNDTVATMMTCGFDDNFCEVGLIIGTGTNACYMEALCHIDLVEGDEGRMCVNTEWGAFGDDGALNEFITEFDRDVDAASNNPGKQIFEKMISGMYLGELVRLVVLKMAKLGLLFDGRVSDALRTKGKITTAHVAAMEQYKDGLKNTKDILMELDLSPSSDDCVAVQHVSTIVSFRSSNLVAAGLAAILSRIKQNRNLRTLRITVGVDGTVYKTHPQYPKRLHKVVRRLLPECHVRFVLSDSGSSKGAALVTAVAQRLASQRKKVDEALSPLRLNQEQLQLVKARMRAGLETGLKTKGSSAIKMLPSFVYRTPDGTERGKYLALDLGGTNFRALLVNFKKGLQQNSRVYHKIYAIPLEIMQGTGEELFDHIAQCVSDFLDYMGMKKARLPAGFTFSFPCEQTALDTGTLVSWTKGYKATDCEGHDIVNMLREAIKRRNEFDLDIVALVNDTVGTMMSCAYEDPRCEIGLIAGTGTNVCYMEDLKNVEQKEGDAEIPKMCINTEWGGLGDDGSLDEIITPYDHEVNQNSINPGKQRFEKLTSGMYLGEVVRQVLLDLTREGLLFRGHVTEALKTPGIFETKYLSQIESDRLALLQVRAILQQLGLDSNCDDSIIVKEVCGVVSRRAAQLCGAGMAALVDKIRENRGLDHLNITVGVDGALYKLHPHFSQVLQETARVLAPQCHVTFLLSEEGSGKGAALISAVARQRHGQK, from the exons ATGTTGGCTGTTCAtcttgtttccttctttttctccaaaCTCCAGGAGGACCCCACAAAGAAG GTGGACAGGTTCCTGTACGCCATGCGTCTGCACGACGACCAGCTAAAAGACATCTCGGCTCGTTTCCAGGCTGAAATAAAGAAGGGCCTTTCATCGGAAAGTAACGcagcagcaactgtgaagatgCTGCCGACACACGTCCGCTCCACCCCTGATGGAAAAG AGAAAGGGCAGTTTCTGGCGTTGGATCTTGGAGGATCCAAGTTTAAGGTGCTACAagtgaaagtgagagagggCATGGGGAttaggagaggaggagtggagctggaggagaagaccTACCCGATACCTAAGGAGCTACTCGTTGGGAGAGGAACAGAG ctatTTGACCATGTGTCCAAGTCTCTGAAAGACTTCATGCATGTGAGGAACATCAGTTTGGAGAAGAAACATCCTCTGgccttcactttctctttccccTGTGATCACTCCTCATTGGATCAG GATATGAACATAGAGGTGTTAGCCATGGTTAATGACACCGTAGCGACCATGATGACCTGCGGCTTTGACGACAACTTCTGTGAAGTAGGACTCATTATTG gtACTGGCACCAATGCGTGCTACATGGAGGCACTGTGTCACATTGACCTGGTGGAGGGAGACGAGGGCAGGATGTGTGTGAACACTGAGTGGGGGGCCTTTGGAGACGATGGAGCTCTGAATGAGTTCATCACTGAGTTTGACAGGGATGTTGACGCTGCCTCCAACAACCCTGGAAAACAAAT CTTTGAGAAGATGATCAGCGGGATGTATCTGGGTGAGTTAGTGAGGCTGGTCGTGCTAAAGATGGCTAAACTTGGACTGCTGTTTGATGGACGTGTGTCTGATGCCCTGAGGACTAAAGGGAAGATAACCACTGCACATGTAGCAGCCATGGAGCA GTACAAAGATGGTCTGAAGAACACCAAAGACATTCTCATGGAGCTTGATTTGTCCCCATCATCTGACGACTGTGTTGCTGTTCAACATGTCAGCACCATAGTGTCCTTCAGGTCCTCAAATCTGGTGGCTGCAGGACTGGCAGCCATCCTGAGTCGCATTAAGCAAAACCGGAATTTGAGGACCTTAAGGATCACTGTGGGTGTGGATGGAACTGTATACAAGACACACCCACA GTACCCAAAACGTCTCCATAAAGTCGTGCGCCGGCTGCTTCCTGAGTGCCATGTCAGATTTGTCCTCTCAGACAGCGGCAGCAGCAAAGGAGCTGCCCTGGTGACAGCAGTCGCCCAACGGCTGGCGTCACAAAGGAAAAAG GTGGATGAGGCGCTGTCCCCCCTCAGACTGAACCAAGAGCAGCTTCAGCTTGTCAAGGCCAGGATGAGGGCCGGCCTGGAGACAGGGCTGAAGACTAAAGGCTCCTCTGCCATCAAGATGCTGCCTTCTTTTGTGTACCGCACGCCTGATGGCACag agcGTGGAAAGTATCTTGCTTTGGATCTGGGAGGAACGAACTTCAGAGCGTTGCTGGTGAACTTTAAAAAAGGTCTGCAACAGAACTCACGAGTTTACCATAAGATCTACGCCATACCGCTGGAGATCATGCAGGGAACTGGAGAAGAG TTGTTTGACCATATAGCGCAGTGCGTTAGTGACTTCCTGGACTACATGGGGATGAAGAAGGCTCGTCTTCCTGCAGGCTTCACCTTCTCTTTCCCCTGCGAGCAGACAGCTCTTGACACG GGCACATTGGTGAGCTGGACCAAAGGCTACAAGGCCACAGACTGTGAAGGACATGATATTGTTAACATGCTGAGGGAGGCCATCAAGAGACGCAAC gagTTTGACTTGGACATAGTGGCACTTGTCAATGACACCGTTGGGACCATGATGAGCTGTGCCTATGAGGACCCTCGGTGTGAAATTGGACTGATTGCTG GAACTGGCACTAACGTTTGTTACATGGAGGACCTGAAGAAC GTAGAGCAGAAGGAGGGAGATGCTGAGATACCAAAGATGTGTATAAACACAGAGTGGGGAGGTCTGGGTGACGATGGCTCTCTGGATGAAATCATCACACCTTATGACCACGAGGTGAACCAAAACTCAATCAACCCTGGAAAACAAAG GTTTGAAAAGCTGACCAGTGGGATGTATTTAGGGGAAGTTGTCCGTCAGGTATTGCTGGATTTAACCAGAGAAGGTTTGCTGTTCAGAGGACACGTCACTGAAGCTTTAAAAACACCTGGAATTTTCGAAACCAAGTACCTGTCACAAATTGAAAG TGACCGCCTGGCTCTACTGCAGGTCAGAGCTATTCTCCAGCAGCTGGGCCTCGACAGCAACTGTGACGACAGCATCATCGTCAAAGAG GTATGTGGAGTGGTGTCACGTCGtgcagctcagctgtgtggGGCAGGAATGGCGGCCTTGGTCGATAAGATCAGAGAGAACCGAGGACTGGACCATCTGAACATCACTGTAGGGGTGGACGGGGCACTCTATAAACTACATCCACA TTTCTCTCAAGTCCTTCAAGAGACTGCCAGAGTTTTGGCTCCTCAGTGTCACGTGACTTTCCTGCTATCAGAAGAAGGCAGCGGGAAAGGTGCTGCCCTCATCAGTGCTGTGGCCAGACAGAGGCATGGCCAAAAATGA
- the LOC139335728 gene encoding hexokinase HKDC1-like isoform X2, with protein sequence MLAVHLVSFFFSKLQEDPTKKVDRFLYAMRLHDDQLKDISARFQAEIKKGLSSESNAAATVKMLPTHVRSTPDGKEKGQFLALDLGGSKFKVLQVKVREGMGIRRGGVELEEKTYPIPKELLVGRGTELFDHVSKSLKDFMHVRNISLEKKHPLAFTFSFPCDHSSLDQGLLLNWSKNYRVRGLQGKDVVQTLRDSIDRSGDMNIEVLAMVNDTVATMMTCGFDDNFCEVGLIIGTGTNACYMEALCHIDLVEGDEGRMCVNTEWGAFGDDGALNEFITEFDRDVDAASNNPGKQIFEKMISGMYLGELVRLVVLKMAKLGLLFDGRVSDALRTKGKITTAHVAAMEQYKDGLKNTKDILMELDLSPSSDDCVAVQHVSTIVSFRSSNLVAAGLAAILSRIKQNRNLRTLRITVGVDGTVYKTHPQYPKRLHKVVRRLLPECHVRFVLSDSGSSKGAALVTAVAQRLASQRKKVDEALSPLRLNQEQLQLVKARMRAGLETGLKTKGSSAIKMLPSFVYRTPDGTERGKYLALDLGGTNFRALLVNFKKGLQQNSRVYHKIYAIPLEIMQGTGEELFDHIAQCVSDFLDYMGMKKARLPAGFTFSFPCEQTALDTGTLVSWTKGYKATDCEGHDIVNMLREAIKRRNVSQNTEFDLDIVALVNDTVGTMMSCAYEDPRCEIGLIAGTGTNVCYMEDLKNIKKTEQKIGKMCINTEWGGLGDDGSLDEIITPYDHEVNQNSINPGKQRFEKLTSGMYLGEVVRQVLLDLTREGLLFRGHVTEALKTPGIFETKYLSQIESDRLALLQVRAILQQLGLDSNCDDSIIVKEVCGVVSRRAAQLCGAGMAALVDKIRENRGLDHLNITVGVDGALYKLHPHFSQVLQETARVLAPQCHVTFLLSEEGSGKGAALISAVARQRHGQK encoded by the exons ATGTTGGCTGTTCAtcttgtttccttctttttctccaaaCTCCAGGAGGACCCCACAAAGAAG GTGGACAGGTTCCTGTACGCCATGCGTCTGCACGACGACCAGCTAAAAGACATCTCGGCTCGTTTCCAGGCTGAAATAAAGAAGGGCCTTTCATCGGAAAGTAACGcagcagcaactgtgaagatgCTGCCGACACACGTCCGCTCCACCCCTGATGGAAAAG AGAAAGGGCAGTTTCTGGCGTTGGATCTTGGAGGATCCAAGTTTAAGGTGCTACAagtgaaagtgagagagggCATGGGGAttaggagaggaggagtggagctggaggagaagaccTACCCGATACCTAAGGAGCTACTCGTTGGGAGAGGAACAGAG ctatTTGACCATGTGTCCAAGTCTCTGAAAGACTTCATGCATGTGAGGAACATCAGTTTGGAGAAGAAACATCCTCTGgccttcactttctctttccccTGTGATCACTCCTCATTGGATCAG GGATTATTGTTAAACTGGAGTAAGAACTATCGAGTTCGAGGCCTTCAGGGCAAAGATGTTGTCCAGACCCTCAGAGACTCTATTGACAGAAGTGGG GATATGAACATAGAGGTGTTAGCCATGGTTAATGACACCGTAGCGACCATGATGACCTGCGGCTTTGACGACAACTTCTGTGAAGTAGGACTCATTATTG gtACTGGCACCAATGCGTGCTACATGGAGGCACTGTGTCACATTGACCTGGTGGAGGGAGACGAGGGCAGGATGTGTGTGAACACTGAGTGGGGGGCCTTTGGAGACGATGGAGCTCTGAATGAGTTCATCACTGAGTTTGACAGGGATGTTGACGCTGCCTCCAACAACCCTGGAAAACAAAT CTTTGAGAAGATGATCAGCGGGATGTATCTGGGTGAGTTAGTGAGGCTGGTCGTGCTAAAGATGGCTAAACTTGGACTGCTGTTTGATGGACGTGTGTCTGATGCCCTGAGGACTAAAGGGAAGATAACCACTGCACATGTAGCAGCCATGGAGCA GTACAAAGATGGTCTGAAGAACACCAAAGACATTCTCATGGAGCTTGATTTGTCCCCATCATCTGACGACTGTGTTGCTGTTCAACATGTCAGCACCATAGTGTCCTTCAGGTCCTCAAATCTGGTGGCTGCAGGACTGGCAGCCATCCTGAGTCGCATTAAGCAAAACCGGAATTTGAGGACCTTAAGGATCACTGTGGGTGTGGATGGAACTGTATACAAGACACACCCACA GTACCCAAAACGTCTCCATAAAGTCGTGCGCCGGCTGCTTCCTGAGTGCCATGTCAGATTTGTCCTCTCAGACAGCGGCAGCAGCAAAGGAGCTGCCCTGGTGACAGCAGTCGCCCAACGGCTGGCGTCACAAAGGAAAAAG GTGGATGAGGCGCTGTCCCCCCTCAGACTGAACCAAGAGCAGCTTCAGCTTGTCAAGGCCAGGATGAGGGCCGGCCTGGAGACAGGGCTGAAGACTAAAGGCTCCTCTGCCATCAAGATGCTGCCTTCTTTTGTGTACCGCACGCCTGATGGCACag agcGTGGAAAGTATCTTGCTTTGGATCTGGGAGGAACGAACTTCAGAGCGTTGCTGGTGAACTTTAAAAAAGGTCTGCAACAGAACTCACGAGTTTACCATAAGATCTACGCCATACCGCTGGAGATCATGCAGGGAACTGGAGAAGAG TTGTTTGACCATATAGCGCAGTGCGTTAGTGACTTCCTGGACTACATGGGGATGAAGAAGGCTCGTCTTCCTGCAGGCTTCACCTTCTCTTTCCCCTGCGAGCAGACAGCTCTTGACACG GGCACATTGGTGAGCTGGACCAAAGGCTACAAGGCCACAGACTGTGAAGGACATGATATTGTTAACATGCTGAGGGAGGCCATCAAGAGACGCAACGTGAGTCAGAACACA gagTTTGACTTGGACATAGTGGCACTTGTCAATGACACCGTTGGGACCATGATGAGCTGTGCCTATGAGGACCCTCGGTGTGAAATTGGACTGATTGCTG GAACTGGCACTAACGTTTGTTACATGGAGGACCTGAAGAACATTAAGAAGACTGAACAAAAGATTGG AAAGATGTGTATAAACACAGAGTGGGGAGGTCTGGGTGACGATGGCTCTCTGGATGAAATCATCACACCTTATGACCACGAGGTGAACCAAAACTCAATCAACCCTGGAAAACAAAG GTTTGAAAAGCTGACCAGTGGGATGTATTTAGGGGAAGTTGTCCGTCAGGTATTGCTGGATTTAACCAGAGAAGGTTTGCTGTTCAGAGGACACGTCACTGAAGCTTTAAAAACACCTGGAATTTTCGAAACCAAGTACCTGTCACAAATTGAAAG TGACCGCCTGGCTCTACTGCAGGTCAGAGCTATTCTCCAGCAGCTGGGCCTCGACAGCAACTGTGACGACAGCATCATCGTCAAAGAG GTATGTGGAGTGGTGTCACGTCGtgcagctcagctgtgtggGGCAGGAATGGCGGCCTTGGTCGATAAGATCAGAGAGAACCGAGGACTGGACCATCTGAACATCACTGTAGGGGTGGACGGGGCACTCTATAAACTACATCCACA TTTCTCTCAAGTCCTTCAAGAGACTGCCAGAGTTTTGGCTCCTCAGTGTCACGTGACTTTCCTGCTATCAGAAGAAGGCAGCGGGAAAGGTGCTGCCCTCATCAGTGCTGTGGCCAGACAGAGGCATGGCCAAAAATGA
- the LOC139335728 gene encoding hexokinase HKDC1-like isoform X3 encodes MLAVHLVSFFFSKLQEDPTKKVDRFLYAMRLHDDQLKDISARFQAEIKKGLSSESNAAATVKMLPTHVRSTPDGKEKGQFLALDLGGSKFKVLQVKVREGMGIRRGGVELEEKTYPIPKELLVGRGTELFDHVSKSLKDFMHVRNISLEKKHPLAFTFSFPCDHSSLDQGLLLNWSKNYRVRGLQGKDVVQTLRDSIDRSGDMNIEVLAMVNDTVATMMTCGFDDNFCEVGLIIGTGTNACYMEALCHIDLVEGDEGRMCVNTEWGAFGDDGALNEFITEFDRDVDAASNNPGKQIFEKMISGMYLGELVRLVVLKMAKLGLLFDGRVSDALRTKGKITTAHVAAMEQYKDGLKNTKDILMELDLSPSSDDCVAVQHVSTIVSFRSSNLVAAGLAAILSRIKQNRNLRTLRITVGVDGTVYKTHPQYPKRLHKVVRRLLPECHVRFVLSDSGSSKGAALVTAVAQRLASQRKKVDEALSPLRLNQEQLQLVKARMRAGLETGLKTKGSSAIKMLPSFVYRTPDGTERGKYLALDLGGTNFRALLVNFKKGLQQNSRVYHKIYAIPLEIMQGTGEELFDHIAQCVSDFLDYMGMKKARLPAGFTFSFPCEQTALDTGTLVSWTKGYKATDCEGHDIVNMLREAIKRRNEFDLDIVALVNDTVGTMMSCAYEDPRCEIGLIAGTGTNVCYMEDLKNVEQKEGDAEIPKMCINTEWGGLGDDGSLDEIITPYDHEVNQNSINPGKQRFEKLTSGMYLGEVVRQVLLDLTREGLLFRGHVTEALKTPGIFETKYLSQIESDRLALLQVRAILQQLGLDSNCDDSIIVKEVCGVVSRRAAQLCGAGMAALVDKIRENRGLDHLNITVGVDGALYKLHPHFSQVLQETARVLAPQCHVTFLLSEEGSGKGAALISAVARQRHGQK; translated from the exons ATGTTGGCTGTTCAtcttgtttccttctttttctccaaaCTCCAGGAGGACCCCACAAAGAAG GTGGACAGGTTCCTGTACGCCATGCGTCTGCACGACGACCAGCTAAAAGACATCTCGGCTCGTTTCCAGGCTGAAATAAAGAAGGGCCTTTCATCGGAAAGTAACGcagcagcaactgtgaagatgCTGCCGACACACGTCCGCTCCACCCCTGATGGAAAAG AGAAAGGGCAGTTTCTGGCGTTGGATCTTGGAGGATCCAAGTTTAAGGTGCTACAagtgaaagtgagagagggCATGGGGAttaggagaggaggagtggagctggaggagaagaccTACCCGATACCTAAGGAGCTACTCGTTGGGAGAGGAACAGAG ctatTTGACCATGTGTCCAAGTCTCTGAAAGACTTCATGCATGTGAGGAACATCAGTTTGGAGAAGAAACATCCTCTGgccttcactttctctttccccTGTGATCACTCCTCATTGGATCAG GGATTATTGTTAAACTGGAGTAAGAACTATCGAGTTCGAGGCCTTCAGGGCAAAGATGTTGTCCAGACCCTCAGAGACTCTATTGACAGAAGTGGG GATATGAACATAGAGGTGTTAGCCATGGTTAATGACACCGTAGCGACCATGATGACCTGCGGCTTTGACGACAACTTCTGTGAAGTAGGACTCATTATTG gtACTGGCACCAATGCGTGCTACATGGAGGCACTGTGTCACATTGACCTGGTGGAGGGAGACGAGGGCAGGATGTGTGTGAACACTGAGTGGGGGGCCTTTGGAGACGATGGAGCTCTGAATGAGTTCATCACTGAGTTTGACAGGGATGTTGACGCTGCCTCCAACAACCCTGGAAAACAAAT CTTTGAGAAGATGATCAGCGGGATGTATCTGGGTGAGTTAGTGAGGCTGGTCGTGCTAAAGATGGCTAAACTTGGACTGCTGTTTGATGGACGTGTGTCTGATGCCCTGAGGACTAAAGGGAAGATAACCACTGCACATGTAGCAGCCATGGAGCA GTACAAAGATGGTCTGAAGAACACCAAAGACATTCTCATGGAGCTTGATTTGTCCCCATCATCTGACGACTGTGTTGCTGTTCAACATGTCAGCACCATAGTGTCCTTCAGGTCCTCAAATCTGGTGGCTGCAGGACTGGCAGCCATCCTGAGTCGCATTAAGCAAAACCGGAATTTGAGGACCTTAAGGATCACTGTGGGTGTGGATGGAACTGTATACAAGACACACCCACA GTACCCAAAACGTCTCCATAAAGTCGTGCGCCGGCTGCTTCCTGAGTGCCATGTCAGATTTGTCCTCTCAGACAGCGGCAGCAGCAAAGGAGCTGCCCTGGTGACAGCAGTCGCCCAACGGCTGGCGTCACAAAGGAAAAAG GTGGATGAGGCGCTGTCCCCCCTCAGACTGAACCAAGAGCAGCTTCAGCTTGTCAAGGCCAGGATGAGGGCCGGCCTGGAGACAGGGCTGAAGACTAAAGGCTCCTCTGCCATCAAGATGCTGCCTTCTTTTGTGTACCGCACGCCTGATGGCACag agcGTGGAAAGTATCTTGCTTTGGATCTGGGAGGAACGAACTTCAGAGCGTTGCTGGTGAACTTTAAAAAAGGTCTGCAACAGAACTCACGAGTTTACCATAAGATCTACGCCATACCGCTGGAGATCATGCAGGGAACTGGAGAAGAG TTGTTTGACCATATAGCGCAGTGCGTTAGTGACTTCCTGGACTACATGGGGATGAAGAAGGCTCGTCTTCCTGCAGGCTTCACCTTCTCTTTCCCCTGCGAGCAGACAGCTCTTGACACG GGCACATTGGTGAGCTGGACCAAAGGCTACAAGGCCACAGACTGTGAAGGACATGATATTGTTAACATGCTGAGGGAGGCCATCAAGAGACGCAAC gagTTTGACTTGGACATAGTGGCACTTGTCAATGACACCGTTGGGACCATGATGAGCTGTGCCTATGAGGACCCTCGGTGTGAAATTGGACTGATTGCTG GAACTGGCACTAACGTTTGTTACATGGAGGACCTGAAGAAC GTAGAGCAGAAGGAGGGAGATGCTGAGATACCAAAGATGTGTATAAACACAGAGTGGGGAGGTCTGGGTGACGATGGCTCTCTGGATGAAATCATCACACCTTATGACCACGAGGTGAACCAAAACTCAATCAACCCTGGAAAACAAAG GTTTGAAAAGCTGACCAGTGGGATGTATTTAGGGGAAGTTGTCCGTCAGGTATTGCTGGATTTAACCAGAGAAGGTTTGCTGTTCAGAGGACACGTCACTGAAGCTTTAAAAACACCTGGAATTTTCGAAACCAAGTACCTGTCACAAATTGAAAG TGACCGCCTGGCTCTACTGCAGGTCAGAGCTATTCTCCAGCAGCTGGGCCTCGACAGCAACTGTGACGACAGCATCATCGTCAAAGAG GTATGTGGAGTGGTGTCACGTCGtgcagctcagctgtgtggGGCAGGAATGGCGGCCTTGGTCGATAAGATCAGAGAGAACCGAGGACTGGACCATCTGAACATCACTGTAGGGGTGGACGGGGCACTCTATAAACTACATCCACA TTTCTCTCAAGTCCTTCAAGAGACTGCCAGAGTTTTGGCTCCTCAGTGTCACGTGACTTTCCTGCTATCAGAAGAAGGCAGCGGGAAAGGTGCTGCCCTCATCAGTGCTGTGGCCAGACAGAGGCATGGCCAAAAATGA